Proteins co-encoded in one Arachis hypogaea cultivar Tifrunner chromosome 13, arahy.Tifrunner.gnm2.J5K5, whole genome shotgun sequence genomic window:
- the LOC112737604 gene encoding equilibrative nucleotide transporter 3 produces MATADPPTRLQGKYTAIAVCWLLGNGCLFAWNSMLTIVDYYGILFPRYHPSRVLTLVYQPFAVGTIATLAYNEERINTRFRNLFGYILFFAATLLVLVIDLATSGRGGIGTFIGICAVSGAFGIADAHVQGGMVGDLSYMHPELLQSFLAGGAASGALTSALRLVTKAAFENSKDGLRKGALLFFAITTFFELLCVILYAFVFPKVPIVKYYRSKAASEGAKTVSADLAAAGIQTSSENEDVKKQERKGKKQLLMENIDYAIDLFLIYSLTLSIFPGFLSEDTGKHSLGAWYALVLIAMYNVCDLIGRYIPLVKCIKMESRKLLTTTIVGRILLIPAFYFTAKYGDQGWMMLLTSFLGLSNGYLTVCVLTSAPKGYKGPEQNALGNILVSFLLAGIFAGVTLDWLWLIGKGW; encoded by the exons ATGGCTACCGCAGATCCTCCAACGAGacttcag GGGAAGTATACAGCAATAGCAGTATGTTGGCTTCTTGGAAATGGATGTCTTTTTGCATGGAACAGTATGCTTACAATAGTAGATTACTACGGTATCTTGTTTCCG AGATACCACCCCTCAAGAGTTCTTACTCTTGTATACCAGCCATTTGCAGTTGGAACGATTGCAACACTTGCCTACAACGAAGAAAGAATAAACACAAGATTTCGGAACCTATTTGGATACATTCTTTTCTTCGCAGCCACTCTTTTGGTGTTAGTT ATAGATTTAGCAACATCTGGTAGAGGAGGAATTGGAACTTTCATTGGTATATGTGCAGTAAGTGGTGCATTTGGAATAGCAGATGCTCATGTCCAAGGTGGAATGGTGGGAGACCTTTCATATATGCATCCTGAATTGCTTCAGTCTTTCCTTGCTGGTGGAGCAGCATCAGGTGCATTAACTTCTGCTTTGAGGTTAGTTACAAAAGCTGCATTTGAGAACTCCAAAGATGGTCTTCGCAAAGGAGCAC TTCTGTTCTTTGCCATAACAACATTCTTTGAGCTTCTTTGTGTCATTCTCTATGCATTTGTGTTTCCCAAAGTACCAATTGTGAAGTATTACCGATCAAAGGCAGCATCAGAAGGAGCAAAAACTGTTTCAGCTGATCTTGCAGCCGCTGGCATCCAGACCTCATCT gaAAATGAAGATGTAAAGAAACAAGAGCGGAAAGGAAAGAAGCAATTGTTAATGGAGAACATTGATTATGCAATTGATTTGTTCCTCATATATTCTCTCACACTGTCTATCTTCCCTGGATTCTTGTCAGAAGACACTGGAAAACATAGTTTGGGAGCTTG GTATGCTCTTGTTTTGATTGCCATGTACAATGTGTGTGACTTAATCGGAAGATACATTCCCCTAGTGAAATGCATTAAAATGGAGTCTCGAAAGTTGCTCACAACAACAATAGTTGGTCGTATCTTACTTATACCGGCATTTTATTTCACTGCAAAGTATGGTGACCAAGGTTGGATGATGTTGTTGACATCTTTTTTGGGATTATCAAATGGTTATCTCACTGTCTGTGTTCTTACTAGTGCACCCAAAGGTTACAAG gGACCAGAGCAAAATGCCTTGGGAAACATATTGGTGTCGTTTCTTCTTGCAGGCATTTTTGCTGGTGTAACACTTGATTGGTTGTGGTTAATAGGTAAAGGGTGGTGA
- the LOC112737603 gene encoding cytochrome b6-f complex iron-sulfur subunit, chloroplastic: MASSTLSPSQLCSGKRGIFSPSEAVVVKSARRQTVGNGKGKGKGVRIRCQAGSIPADRVPDMGKRQLMNLLLLGAISLPTAGMIVPYATFFAPPGSGSSTGGTVAKDAVGNDVVAELWLKAHGPGDRTLTQGLKGDPTYLVVEKDRTLATYGINAVCTHLGCVVPWNAAENKFICPCHGSQYNDQGRVVRGPAPLSLALAHCDVDTGKVVFVPWVETDFRTGDAPWWA, from the exons CTCAATTGTGTTCAGGGAAGAGAGGGATATTTAGCCCCTCAGAAGCAGTTGTTGTGAAGAGTGCGAGGAGGCAAACGGTTGGAAatgggaaggggaaggggaagggagtGAGGATCAGATGCCAGGCTGGCAGCATTCCGGCAGATAGAGTGCCTGACATGGGGAAGAGGCAGCTCATGAATTTGCTGCTTCTTGGTGCCATCTCACTCCCCACTGCTGGTATGATTGTTCCATATGCTACTTTCTTTGCCCCTCCAGGGTCTGGATCCTCTACTGGTGGAACTGTTGCTAAGGATGCAGTTGGAAATGATGTTGTTGCTGAACTATGGCTCAAGGCTCATGGACCTGGTGACCGCACCCTAACACAAGGTTTGAAGGGAGATCCTACCTACCTTGTGGTGGAGAAAGATAGAACCCTTGCAACATATGGGATTAACGCCGTCTGCACTCACCTTGGCTGTGTTGTGCCATGGAATGCAGCTGAGAACAAGTTCATTTGCCCTTGCCATGGATCGCAGTACAATGACCAAGGAAGAGTTGTCAGAGGACCTGCCCCCCTG TCTCTGGCACTAGCACATTGTGATGTAGATACTGGCAAGGTGGTGTTTGTTCCTTGGGTCGAAACAGATTTCAGAACCGGTGATGCTCCATGGTGGGCTTAA